One genomic window of Ottowia oryzae includes the following:
- a CDS encoding M20 family metallopeptidase, giving the protein MSNHDTTYAQLDAWIDAHFDEEVAFLQQLVRVPTDTPPGNNAPHAERTAELVAAWGFDAEKHTVPAAEVQAYGMESITNLIVRRRYGDGGRTVALNAHGDVVPPGEGWTHDPYGAEIDNGQMYGRATAVSKGDFATFSFAVRALEAVAKPTHGAVELHFTYDEEFGGELGPGWLLKKGLTKPDLMIAAGFSYEVVTAHNGCLQMEVTVHGKMAHAAVPSTGVDALQGAVAIMNQLYAENRRYENITSRVPGIQHPYLNIGRIEGGTNTNVVPGKVVFKLDRRMIPEENPADVEALIRQVIADAVDGFNAGRTDEGIRVDIKRLLLANAMTPLAGNAPLVQAIQKHGEAVFGDTPPAVGTPLYTDVRLYVEHGIPGVIYGAGPRTVLESHAKRADERLNLEDLRRATKVVARTLFDLLQ; this is encoded by the coding sequence ATGAGCAACCACGACACCACCTACGCCCAGCTGGACGCCTGGATAGACGCGCACTTCGACGAAGAAGTGGCCTTTTTGCAGCAACTGGTGCGCGTGCCCACGGACACGCCGCCCGGCAACAACGCGCCGCACGCCGAACGCACGGCCGAGCTGGTCGCCGCCTGGGGCTTCGACGCTGAAAAGCACACCGTGCCCGCCGCCGAAGTGCAGGCCTATGGCATGGAGAGCATCACCAACCTGATCGTGCGCCGCCGCTACGGCGATGGCGGCCGCACCGTGGCGCTGAACGCCCACGGCGACGTGGTGCCTCCGGGCGAAGGTTGGACGCACGACCCCTACGGCGCCGAAATCGACAACGGCCAGATGTATGGCCGCGCCACCGCCGTCAGCAAGGGCGACTTCGCCACGTTCAGCTTCGCCGTGCGCGCCCTCGAAGCCGTGGCCAAGCCCACGCACGGCGCGGTCGAGCTGCACTTCACCTACGACGAGGAATTCGGCGGCGAACTGGGCCCCGGCTGGCTGCTGAAAAAGGGCCTGACCAAGCCCGACCTGATGATCGCCGCCGGCTTCAGCTACGAAGTGGTGACCGCGCACAACGGCTGCCTGCAGATGGAAGTGACGGTACACGGCAAGATGGCCCACGCTGCCGTGCCCAGCACGGGGGTGGACGCGCTGCAGGGCGCCGTGGCCATCATGAACCAGCTGTACGCCGAAAACCGCCGCTATGAAAACATCACCTCGCGCGTGCCCGGCATCCAGCACCCTTACCTGAACATTGGCCGCATCGAAGGCGGCACCAACACCAACGTGGTGCCCGGCAAAGTGGTGTTTAAGCTGGATCGCCGCATGATCCCCGAAGAAAACCCCGCCGACGTGGAAGCGCTGATCCGCCAGGTGATCGCCGACGCGGTGGACGGCTTCAACGCCGGGCGCACGGACGAAGGCATTCGCGTGGACATCAAGCGCCTGCTGCTGGCCAACGCCATGACGCCGCTGGCGGGCAACGCGCCGCTGGTGCAAGCCATTCAAAAGCACGGCGAAGCGGTCTTCGGCGACACGCCCCCGGCCGTGGGCACGCCGCTGTACACCGATGTGCGCCTGTACGTCGAACATGGCATTCCGGGGGTGATCTACGGCGCCGGCCCGCGCACCGTACTGGAAAGCCATGCCAAGCGCGCCGACGAGCGCCTGAACCTCGAAGACCTGCGCCGCGCCACCAAGGTCGTGGCCCGCACGCTGTTCGATTTGCTTCAATAA
- a CDS encoding nucleobase:cation symporter-2 family protein, translating to MSTHPVDERLPAGKLTALGLQHVLVMYAGAVAVPLIVGRALKLSPDEVALLISADLFCCGLVTLIQALGATQWFGIKLPVMMGVTFASVGPMVAMANANPGPDGARMIFGAIIGAGVISILIAPLISRMLRFFPPVVTGTIIAVIGINLMRVGINWIFGNPVGPTAPMTVAPEHSEWLSGLRSAAAVGQAGIPDVPAGLVLAPTVPNPNYAALPGVAVSAAVLATILLVARFARGFLANISVLIGIVVGGVIATAAGMMNFDKVGKAHWFDVVLPFHFGVPIFDPVLILTMVLVMIVVMIESTGMFLALGEMTDRKIDQPALARGLRTDGLGTLIGGIFNTFPYTSFSQNVGLVAVTGVKSRYVCVAAGFILIVLGLLPKMAALVESLPTVVLGGAGLVMFGMVATTGIRILGGVDYMHNRNNALIVAISIGMGMIPLIAPRYLQWMPHGMHPLIESGILLASISAVLLNLFFNGAKGDTEATIKAAKQAEAH from the coding sequence ATGAGCACCCACCCGGTCGATGAACGACTACCCGCGGGCAAACTGACCGCCCTGGGCCTGCAACACGTGCTGGTGATGTACGCCGGCGCGGTCGCCGTGCCGCTGATCGTGGGCCGCGCGCTCAAGCTCAGCCCGGATGAGGTGGCGCTGCTGATCTCGGCCGACCTGTTCTGCTGCGGCCTGGTCACCTTGATCCAGGCGCTGGGCGCCACGCAGTGGTTCGGCATCAAGCTGCCGGTGATGATGGGCGTGACGTTTGCGTCGGTCGGCCCGATGGTGGCCATGGCCAACGCCAACCCCGGGCCCGACGGGGCGCGGATGATCTTCGGGGCCATCATTGGCGCGGGCGTCATCTCGATCCTGATCGCGCCGCTGATCAGCCGCATGCTGCGGTTTTTCCCGCCGGTGGTCACGGGCACCATCATTGCGGTGATCGGCATCAACCTGATGCGCGTGGGCATCAACTGGATCTTCGGCAACCCCGTCGGCCCCACGGCGCCGATGACGGTGGCGCCCGAACACAGCGAATGGCTCAGCGGCCTGCGCAGCGCGGCCGCGGTGGGCCAGGCAGGCATTCCGGACGTACCTGCAGGTCTGGTGCTGGCACCCACCGTGCCCAACCCCAACTACGCCGCCCTGCCCGGCGTGGCCGTGTCGGCCGCCGTGCTGGCCACGATCTTGCTGGTGGCGCGCTTCGCGCGGGGCTTTCTGGCCAACATCTCGGTGCTGATCGGCATCGTGGTGGGCGGCGTCATCGCCACCGCCGCCGGCATGATGAACTTTGACAAGGTGGGCAAGGCGCACTGGTTCGACGTGGTGCTGCCGTTTCACTTCGGCGTGCCAATCTTCGACCCGGTGCTGATCCTGACGATGGTGCTGGTGATGATCGTGGTGATGATCGAATCCACCGGCATGTTCCTGGCGCTGGGCGAGATGACCGACCGCAAGATCGACCAGCCCGCCCTGGCGCGCGGCCTGCGCACCGACGGGCTGGGCACGCTGATCGGCGGCATCTTCAACACCTTCCCCTACACCAGCTTTTCGCAGAACGTGGGGCTGGTGGCCGTCACCGGCGTCAAGAGCCGCTACGTGTGCGTGGCCGCGGGCTTCATCCTGATCGTGCTGGGCCTGCTGCCCAAGATGGCGGCGCTGGTGGAATCGCTGCCCACCGTGGTGCTGGGCGGCGCTGGCCTGGTGATGTTTGGCATGGTGGCCACCACCGGCATCCGCATCCTGGGCGGCGTGGACTATATGCACAACCGCAACAACGCGCTGATCGTGGCCATTTCCATCGGCATGGGCATGATCCCGCTGATCGCCCCACGCTACCTGCAGTGGATGCCGCACGGCATGCACCCGCTGATCGAATCGGGCATCTTGCTGGCCTCCATCAGCGCCGTGCTGCTGAACCTGTTCTTCAACGGCGCCAAGGGCGATACCGAGGCGACCATCAAGGCCGCCAAGCAGGCCGAGGCGCATTAG
- the ygiD gene encoding 4,5-DOPA dioxygenase extradiol encodes MDFRLLPAFQTSHSRRLWLHGIGAAAAVAALQTLGTQAHAQTARRDKAQQRMPVIFIGHGSPMNAISDSAFTRRLARWGQELPRPSAILSISAHWLTRGSTAIDVQTRPKTIYDFSGFPPALTDISYPAPGDPARARQAAALVKQAKVVATQDWGLDHGTWTVLHHLYPKADIPVFQLSIDYDQPAAFHRAVGRDLAALRDSGVLILGSGNVAHNLRATDRGRPDGVMASRPWAQAFDNAVKQALAERDDAALTAYAKLPGADVAVATPDHYYPFMYALGAADAQERPKTIYEGFQAGTISMRCVQFG; translated from the coding sequence ATGGATTTTCGCCTCCTCCCAGCCTTTCAAACCAGCCATTCGCGCCGCTTATGGCTGCACGGCATAGGCGCTGCGGCCGCGGTGGCAGCGCTGCAGACGCTGGGCACGCAGGCGCACGCCCAGACGGCGCGAAGAGATAAGGCGCAGCAGCGCATGCCGGTGATTTTCATCGGCCACGGCAGCCCCATGAACGCGATCAGCGATTCCGCCTTCACGCGTCGTCTGGCCCGTTGGGGGCAGGAGCTGCCTCGCCCCAGCGCCATTCTGAGCATTTCGGCCCACTGGCTGACGCGCGGCAGCACGGCCATCGACGTGCAGACGCGGCCTAAAACCATCTACGACTTCAGCGGCTTTCCGCCTGCGCTCACCGACATCAGCTACCCCGCGCCGGGCGACCCGGCGCGCGCCCGCCAGGCCGCTGCCCTGGTGAAGCAGGCCAAGGTGGTGGCCACGCAGGACTGGGGGCTGGACCACGGCACCTGGACGGTGCTGCACCACCTGTACCCCAAGGCAGACATTCCGGTGTTTCAGCTGTCGATCGACTACGACCAGCCGGCCGCGTTTCACCGCGCCGTGGGGCGTGACCTGGCCGCGCTGCGCGACAGCGGCGTGCTGATTCTGGGCAGCGGCAACGTGGCGCACAACCTGCGCGCCACCGACCGTGGCCGTCCCGATGGCGTGATGGCCAGCCGGCCCTGGGCCCAGGCCTTTGACAATGCCGTCAAACAGGCGCTGGCCGAGCGCGACGACGCGGCACTTACCGCCTACGCCAAGCTGCCCGGTGCCGATGTCGCCGTGGCCACGCCCGACCATTACTACCCGTTCATGTACGCGCTGGGGGCCGCAGACGCGCAGGAACGGCCCAAAACCATCTACGAAGGCTTTCAGGCCGGCACCATCAGCATGCGCTGCGTGCAATTCGGTTAA
- a CDS encoding nitrite/sulfite reductase — translation MYQYTQFDRQFVQLRAQQFRDQLERWERGELTDEQLLPLRLQNGWYVQRYAPMARIAVPYGEISSAQLRMLGHIAREYDRPDQALLDSAQQTQDALQASQPGLTLAAPPLKYGYGHFTTRTNVQFNWIPLSKAADVMDLLASVNMHGIQTSGNTIRNITSEALEGIAPDEIVDTRPYAEIMRQWSTLHPEFAFLPRKFKIAFNGAEEDRAATGWYDVGLQARRNDAGEVGFTIKVGGGMGRTPVIGTVVREFLPWSELLNYVEAVIRVYNRYGRRDNKWKARIKILVKAEGQQFIDEVEAEYKAIVEQDGAPHTLTRAELKRVQANFVVPDFRPANLPSQVDVNSQLYQRWLKQNVRAHRLPELAVVTLSFKRLGWAPGDADADTLDALAELADTFSAGEARLTHEQNLLLPWVHREDLPALYERARALGLAQPNIGLLTDMIACPGGDFCSLANARAIPIAAALTELYQDIDEVTDLGPIDLHISGCINSCGHHHSGHIGILGVDKDGKEWYQVTLGGSDGSALSGAAHPGKVVGPSFSAAEVPGVVEAVLTTYRDLRASQAEHFIDTLRRVGHDPFKAAANGARLDAGHRTRQAAETASA, via the coding sequence ATGTACCAATACACCCAATTCGACCGTCAGTTTGTCCAGCTTCGCGCGCAGCAGTTCAGGGACCAGCTTGAGCGCTGGGAACGCGGCGAACTCACCGACGAACAGCTGTTGCCCCTGCGCCTGCAAAACGGCTGGTACGTGCAACGCTACGCGCCCATGGCCCGCATCGCCGTGCCCTACGGCGAGATCAGCAGCGCGCAGCTGCGCATGCTGGGTCACATCGCCCGCGAGTACGACCGCCCGGACCAAGCCCTGCTGGACTCGGCCCAGCAGACGCAGGACGCGCTGCAGGCCTCGCAACCTGGCCTGACGCTGGCCGCGCCCCCGCTGAAGTACGGCTATGGCCACTTCACCACGCGCACCAACGTGCAGTTCAACTGGATTCCCTTGTCCAAGGCGGCGGACGTGATGGATCTGCTGGCCAGCGTGAACATGCACGGCATCCAGACCAGCGGCAACACCATCCGCAACATCACCAGCGAAGCGCTGGAAGGCATTGCGCCGGACGAGATCGTGGACACGCGCCCTTACGCTGAGATCATGCGCCAGTGGAGCACGCTGCACCCCGAGTTCGCCTTTCTGCCGCGCAAGTTCAAGATCGCATTCAACGGCGCCGAGGAAGACCGCGCCGCCACCGGCTGGTACGACGTCGGCCTGCAGGCCCGCCGCAACGACGCGGGCGAAGTCGGCTTCACCATCAAGGTGGGTGGCGGCATGGGCCGCACGCCGGTGATCGGCACCGTGGTGCGCGAGTTCCTGCCCTGGTCCGAGCTGCTGAACTACGTCGAGGCGGTGATCCGCGTCTACAACCGCTACGGCCGCCGCGACAACAAGTGGAAGGCCCGCATCAAGATTCTGGTGAAGGCCGAAGGCCAGCAATTCATTGACGAGGTAGAAGCCGAATACAAGGCCATCGTCGAGCAGGATGGCGCCCCGCACACCTTGACGCGCGCCGAGCTGAAGCGCGTGCAGGCCAACTTCGTCGTGCCGGATTTCCGCCCGGCCAACCTGCCTTCGCAAGTCGATGTGAACAGCCAGTTGTACCAGCGCTGGCTGAAGCAGAACGTGCGTGCGCACCGCCTGCCCGAGCTGGCCGTCGTCACCCTGTCCTTCAAACGCCTGGGCTGGGCGCCCGGCGATGCCGACGCCGACACGCTGGACGCACTGGCCGAGCTGGCCGACACCTTCAGCGCCGGCGAAGCGCGCCTGACGCATGAGCAAAACCTGCTGCTGCCCTGGGTGCACCGCGAAGACCTTCCCGCGCTGTACGAGCGCGCCCGCGCCCTGGGCCTGGCGCAACCCAACATCGGCCTGCTGACCGACATGATCGCCTGCCCCGGCGGCGACTTCTGCTCGCTCGCCAACGCGCGTGCCATCCCCATCGCCGCCGCCCTGACCGAGCTGTACCAAGACATCGACGAGGTGACCGACCTCGGCCCGATCGACCTGCACATCAGCGGTTGCATCAACAGCTGTGGCCATCACCACAGCGGCCACATCGGCATCCTGGGCGTGGATAAAGACGGCAAGGAGTGGTACCAGGTCACGCTGGGTGGCAGCGACGGCTCTGCCCTGTCCGGCGCGGCGCACCCCGGCAAAGTCGTGGGCCCCTCCTTCAGCGCGGCCGAAGTGCCGGGCGTGGTGGAAGCCGTGCTGACCACCTACCGCGACCTGCGCGCCAGCCAGGCCGAGCACTTCATCGACACCCTGCGCCGCGTGGGGCACGACCCGTTCAAGGCCGCCGCCAACGGCGCGCGCCTGGACGCTGGGCACCGCACGCGGCAGGCGGCGGAAACGGCCTCCGCCTGA